A genome region from Rubidibacter lacunae KORDI 51-2 includes the following:
- the crtR gene encoding beta-carotene hydroxylase has product MQVASVQATVKERSPSMVPREFVLAPGGWNPTVWLFLTSVAIFAASVGGYWLWDWPKWWCFWIDTLALHLAGTVIHDACHRAAHRNPILNAALGHGSALVLGFVYPVFTRVHLQHHAHVNDPENDPDHYVSRGGPLLFIPARFFYHEIFFFKRRLWRNYELLEWALCRGFIAALVILSLHYNFFSYLLNYWLSPALVVGWTLGLFFDYLPHRPFAERDRWKNARVYPSRILNLLILGQNYHLVHHLWPAIPWYKYEPAYHATRHILDEKGSPQCAGLLQSSKDFWGFVYDVFIGIYWHKATQSKPVDEPAGDPEQTTAE; this is encoded by the coding sequence GCAAGCAACGGTGAAGGAGCGATCGCCCTCGATGGTGCCCCGCGAGTTCGTCCTCGCGCCGGGCGGTTGGAATCCAACAGTGTGGCTGTTTTTAACCTCAGTCGCAATCTTTGCGGCCTCAGTGGGCGGTTACTGGTTGTGGGACTGGCCGAAGTGGTGGTGTTTCTGGATCGACACACTTGCACTCCACCTGGCCGGGACGGTCATCCACGATGCTTGCCATCGCGCGGCACACCGCAATCCAATTTTGAATGCCGCGCTCGGGCACGGCAGTGCCCTGGTGTTGGGGTTCGTCTATCCTGTGTTTACGCGGGTGCACTTGCAGCATCATGCCCACGTGAACGACCCGGAAAACGATCCCGATCATTACGTATCGCGGGGCGGTCCGCTATTGTTCATTCCCGCTCGGTTCTTCTACCACGAGATCTTTTTCTTCAAGCGCCGACTCTGGCGGAATTACGAGCTGTTAGAATGGGCGCTCTGTCGCGGGTTTATTGCAGCGCTCGTGATACTTTCGTTGCACTACAACTTTTTTTCTTATCTGTTGAACTACTGGCTTTCGCCAGCGCTCGTAGTGGGATGGACGTTGGGCTTATTTTTTGACTATTTGCCGCACCGTCCGTTCGCGGAGCGCGATCGCTGGAAGAACGCGCGCGTCTACCCGAGCCGCATTCTGAACCTGCTGATTCTGGGGCAGAACTACCACCTCGTTCACCATCTCTGGCCAGCGATTCCCTGGTACAAATACGAACCTGCTTACCATGCCACGCGCCATATTCTCGACGAAAAAGGTTCGCCGCAATGCGCGGGTCTGTTGCAATCGAGCAAGGACTTCTGGGGCTTTGTCTACGACGTTTTTATCGGCATATATTGGCACAAGGCGACGCAGAGCAAACCGGTTGACGAACCTGCTGGCGATCCCGAGCAGACTACTGCCGAGTAA
- the obgE gene encoding GTPase ObgE: MQFIDLAEIEVEAGKGGDGIVAFRREKYVPAGGPAGGNGGRGGSVVLRAQTDLQTLLDYKYAHRFTAENGHRGGPSNRTGANGRDRIIAVPCGTIAYDADTDEVLGDLTEPDQCLCVAAGGKGGLGNKHFLSNRNRAPEHALPGQPGETRHLRLELKLLAEVGIIGLPNAGKSTLIAALSSARPKIANYPFTTLVPNLGIVRKPTGDGTVFADIPGLIAGAHQGVGLGNEFLRHVERTRILIHLVDVSAADPIADYQTIQQELNAYGHGLNERPQILALNKLDAVEDTARDRALAELQVLTGKVSLAVSAATHAGLDELLQVVWQVLDERAIEATSAAGNRRSLRRS, from the coding sequence ATGCAATTTATCGACCTGGCCGAAATTGAGGTCGAAGCAGGCAAAGGCGGTGATGGAATCGTCGCCTTTCGCCGCGAGAAATACGTTCCCGCCGGCGGTCCGGCGGGCGGTAATGGCGGGCGCGGGGGCTCGGTTGTTCTCCGCGCGCAAACAGACCTACAAACGCTGCTGGATTACAAGTACGCCCACCGCTTTACCGCTGAAAACGGACATCGCGGCGGTCCATCCAACCGCACCGGCGCTAACGGGCGCGATCGCATCATTGCCGTACCTTGCGGTACGATTGCCTACGATGCCGACACTGACGAAGTACTTGGCGACCTTACCGAGCCCGACCAGTGCCTGTGCGTGGCCGCGGGCGGTAAGGGCGGACTCGGCAACAAACATTTTCTCAGTAACCGCAATCGAGCTCCGGAGCACGCACTACCGGGGCAACCGGGCGAAACCCGTCACTTGCGCTTGGAGCTGAAGTTACTCGCGGAAGTCGGCATTATCGGTTTGCCCAATGCGGGGAAGTCGACGTTAATTGCCGCGCTATCGTCGGCGCGTCCGAAAATTGCCAACTATCCGTTTACCACCCTGGTGCCCAACCTGGGCATCGTTCGCAAACCTACGGGCGACGGCACGGTCTTCGCCGACATTCCGGGGTTGATCGCTGGCGCCCACCAAGGTGTCGGATTGGGGAACGAGTTTCTCCGACATGTGGAGCGAACGCGCATTTTGATCCACCTCGTAGACGTGTCAGCCGCCGATCCGATCGCCGATTACCAAACTATCCAGCAGGAGCTGAATGCCTACGGACACGGGTTAAACGAACGCCCGCAGATTTTGGCGCTCAACAAACTCGATGCCGTTGAAGATACAGCTCGCGATCGCGCGCTCGCAGAGCTGCAGGTGCTGACCGGCAAAGTGTCGCTGGCGGTGTCGGCTGCAACGCACGCTGGGCTGGACGAATTGCTGCAGGTCGTTTGGCAAGTGCTGGACGAGCGGGCAATTGAAGCAACTAGCGCAGCTGGCAACCGACGGTCATTGAGGCGGTCGTGA
- a CDS encoding DUF1823 family protein — translation MSELPPLTTDTIWAIINQNLDDATVNQLVWESLGYRYDNTTRMWDAANVDPEWSEAFPKPPNFIESRPATVRLTRSIPKPNKQLLKEKLGFKGYKIGEFGPRETRRATVANWLLGVMQDRGLLD, via the coding sequence ATGTCCGAATTACCGCCGCTTACAACCGATACAATCTGGGCGATTATCAACCAAAACCTCGACGACGCCACGGTCAACCAACTGGTCTGGGAGTCCTTGGGCTATCGCTACGACAACACGACCCGAATGTGGGACGCAGCGAACGTCGATCCAGAGTGGAGCGAAGCGTTTCCCAAACCACCTAACTTTATCGAGAGCCGTCCGGCGACTGTACGACTAACGCGATCGATCCCCAAGCCGAACAAACAGTTGCTCAAGGAAAAGCTCGGCTTTAAGGGCTATAAGATCGGTGAATTCGGGCCGCGAGAAACCCGCCGCGCCACTGTTGCAAATTGGTTGCTCGGCGTCATGCAAGATCGCGGTCTGCTGGATTGA
- a CDS encoding ParA family protein: MAVIISTVNMKGGVGKTTLTVNLATCLAQHHRKRVLVVDLDSQISATLSLMPPQDFAKVRRSRQTLAYLIDKVVRPNVRRKFSTPDLVCSQVCGISGLELLPGDIELYDEYLVSKMLHEEAIASDGVDFDRTWACFEIELVHTILDSVRNDYDFIIMDCSPGYNLLTRSAIVASDYYLLPARPEPLSLVGIQLLERRIARLKKERGDEHEGIRKLSLLGIVFILSGSGILGRYYKQVMNRIESDFEPHQVFDNRIPMDVNIAKAVDMFTPAVVATPSSAGSRAFIKLAEECLAKLASDR; the protein is encoded by the coding sequence ATGGCAGTCATTATCAGTACCGTCAACATGAAAGGTGGGGTTGGGAAAACCACGCTGACAGTTAATCTGGCGACCTGTTTGGCACAGCATCATCGCAAGCGCGTGCTCGTGGTCGATCTCGACTCGCAGATCAGTGCCACGCTAAGTTTGATGCCGCCTCAAGACTTTGCAAAAGTCCGGCGATCGCGACAAACACTCGCTTATTTGATCGACAAAGTGGTGCGCCCGAACGTCCGCCGCAAGTTTTCAACCCCCGACTTAGTTTGTTCGCAAGTTTGTGGCATCAGCGGGCTGGAGCTACTGCCGGGAGACATCGAGTTATACGATGAGTATCTTGTTTCGAAGATGTTGCACGAAGAGGCGATCGCGTCCGATGGCGTCGATTTCGATCGCACCTGGGCGTGCTTCGAGATCGAGCTCGTCCACACGATTCTGGACTCCGTTCGCAACGATTATGACTTTATTATCATGGACTGCTCTCCGGGCTACAACTTGCTTACGCGCAGCGCTATCGTTGCCAGCGATTATTATTTGCTGCCGGCTCGACCGGAACCGCTGTCATTGGTGGGTATCCAGCTGTTGGAGCGGCGTATAGCCCGCCTCAAGAAAGAACGCGGCGACGAACACGAGGGTATCCGGAAGTTGAGCTTGCTCGGTATCGTGTTTATCCTGTCTGGCAGCGGCATTCTCGGCCGCTACTACAAGCAGGTTATGAATCGCATCGAAAGCGACTTCGAACCGCATCAGGTTTTCGACAATCGCATTCCGATGGACGTTAATATCGCGAAAGCAGTGGACATGTTCACGCCTGCTGTGGTGGCAACGCCGAGTTCTGCTGGGTCGCGCGCATTCATTAAACTTGCAGAGGAATGCCTGGCAAAGCTAGCTAGCGATCGCTGA
- the moaC gene encoding cyclic pyranopterin monophosphate synthase MoaC, which produces MRQSDQQLLTHLDREGAARMVDVSAKAATRRTAIAAGEVQMRPETLAAIAAGDAPKGDVLGTARLAGIMAAKQTANLIPLCHLLPLQMIDVRLDADPGLPGYQIRATVTTTAETGVEMEALTAVSIAALTLYDMVKALEKSVQIGRIRLLEKSGGKSGDYKSSDRNASS; this is translated from the coding sequence ATGAGACAATCCGACCAACAATTGCTTACCCACCTCGATCGTGAGGGTGCTGCCCGAATGGTAGACGTTTCCGCGAAGGCAGCAACTCGACGGACGGCAATTGCAGCTGGGGAAGTGCAGATGCGCCCGGAGACCCTCGCGGCGATCGCCGCAGGAGATGCACCGAAGGGCGATGTGCTGGGGACGGCACGCTTGGCTGGCATCATGGCAGCCAAGCAGACGGCCAATTTGATTCCGCTATGTCATCTGCTACCGCTTCAAATGATTGACGTTCGGCTCGATGCCGATCCAGGGCTTCCGGGCTACCAAATTCGCGCAACGGTGACGACTACGGCTGAAACTGGTGTGGAGATGGAGGCGCTGACAGCCGTCTCAATCGCAGCTCTGACGTTATACGACATGGTCAAGGCGCTGGAAAAATCCGTGCAAATCGGCCGCATCCGATTGCTGGAAAAGTCCGGCGGGAAATCCGGCGACTACAAATCGAGCGATCGCAACGCAAGCAGCTAG
- a CDS encoding Mo-dependent nitrogenase C-terminal domain-containing protein — translation MTTTSTTKPIYSNKQIATWLRGLLTIAWSDGDFAESEKAAIAELTQSQLAPTADLGDLNPISPEELATVFAGDRNLAENFMRTAVMVAIADGIYSQAEANILGQFGRALDLDMRALKSLEHTLCEAETGEPIGVAVQPGAGDGFGPGVSPHPHSDILNPVKDWLDGMEVHDPRVARFLAKMIPSQCPFERDVKLFGRKVVHIPPLCKLNPLYDQLVGLRFRALSYLADDCQEDVTPYL, via the coding sequence ATGACGACAACTTCGACTACGAAACCCATCTACAGCAACAAGCAAATTGCAACTTGGCTGCGCGGCCTGCTGACGATTGCCTGGTCCGACGGCGACTTTGCCGAGTCGGAAAAGGCCGCGATCGCGGAGCTTACCCAGTCGCAGCTCGCGCCGACGGCCGACCTCGGCGACCTCAACCCGATCTCGCCGGAAGAGTTGGCGACCGTGTTTGCCGGAGATCGAAATCTTGCCGAGAACTTTATGCGGACGGCGGTTATGGTGGCGATCGCCGATGGTATTTATTCCCAAGCCGAAGCCAATATTCTCGGACAATTCGGACGCGCGCTGGACTTAGACATGCGTGCACTGAAGTCTTTGGAGCATACTCTCTGCGAGGCAGAAACGGGCGAGCCGATCGGTGTTGCCGTGCAACCGGGCGCCGGCGACGGGTTCGGACCGGGGGTGTCACCTCACCCGCACTCGGACATCCTGAACCCAGTCAAGGATTGGCTCGATGGCATGGAGGTCCACGATCCTCGCGTGGCTAGATTTTTGGCTAAGATGATCCCCTCTCAATGTCCGTTCGAGCGCGACGTGAAGCTGTTCGGCCGCAAGGTCGTGCATATCCCACCGCTATGCAAGCTCAATCCGCTTTACGACCAACTCGTAGGGTTAAGATTTCGGGCGCTGTCGTACTTAGCTGACGACTGTCAGGAAGATGTGACGCCGTATCTCTAG